In one Corallococcus sp. EGB genomic region, the following are encoded:
- a CDS encoding efflux RND transporter periplasmic adaptor subunit codes for MKPSTKPSASRALTALGVAATLALSGCDKADASSPPPAAAATGQDKPAPAVKVVAARGVQASQSEEVTGTLYPAQGLQVGFEVGGRLEVVRAQKGQAVKKGDTLAQLNAEIADAQVAGAEAAVAAAEAAASMAQDAAERTEKLSTGGGVSDQQHKNAVAAAAQAQAQVLAAKAQLAQARAARRRHDLKAPFAGTLIESPDQTGATVAPGSPLFTLEQLDTLIFRTTVAEGARALLKPGTKVRVTAVGQGASTDEAVVRTILPSADPTTRRIPVEIAVPNADGRFVAHTLARAMLKLGETQDAQLLPTTALSSSNGDHVLVVSDGALQRVDVQVLERRDREVVVRAAAVLQQVVDYPTPTLTPGTRVSVK; via the coding sequence GTGAAACCTTCCACGAAGCCCTCCGCCTCCCGCGCCCTCACCGCCCTGGGCGTGGCCGCCACGCTCGCGCTCAGCGGCTGCGACAAGGCGGACGCGTCCTCGCCGCCCCCCGCCGCCGCGGCCACCGGCCAGGACAAGCCGGCGCCGGCCGTGAAGGTCGTCGCCGCGCGCGGCGTGCAGGCCTCGCAGTCCGAGGAGGTGACGGGCACGCTGTACCCCGCCCAGGGCCTCCAGGTCGGCTTCGAGGTGGGGGGCCGCCTGGAGGTGGTGCGCGCGCAGAAGGGCCAGGCCGTGAAGAAGGGCGACACGCTCGCCCAGCTCAACGCCGAAATCGCGGACGCGCAGGTGGCCGGCGCGGAGGCCGCCGTCGCCGCCGCGGAGGCCGCCGCCTCCATGGCGCAGGACGCGGCCGAGCGCACGGAGAAGCTCAGCACCGGCGGAGGCGTCAGCGACCAGCAGCACAAGAACGCCGTGGCCGCCGCCGCGCAGGCCCAGGCGCAGGTGCTGGCCGCGAAGGCGCAGCTCGCGCAGGCCCGCGCGGCGCGCCGCCGCCACGACCTGAAGGCGCCCTTCGCGGGCACCCTGATTGAGTCCCCGGACCAGACGGGCGCCACGGTGGCCCCGGGCTCGCCGCTCTTCACGCTGGAGCAGCTGGACACGCTCATCTTCCGCACCACCGTGGCGGAAGGGGCCCGCGCGCTGCTCAAGCCGGGCACCAAGGTGCGCGTGACGGCGGTGGGGCAGGGCGCGTCCACCGACGAGGCCGTGGTGCGCACCATCCTGCCCTCCGCGGACCCCACCACCCGCCGCATCCCGGTGGAGATCGCCGTGCCCAACGCGGACGGCCGCTTCGTGGCCCACACGCTGGCGCGCGCCATGCTGAAGCTGGGCGAGACCCAGGACGCGCAGCTCTTGCCCACCACGGCGCTGTCCTCCTCCAACGGGGACCACGTCCTCGTCGTCAGCGACGGCGCCCTCCAGCGCGTGGACGTGCAGGTGCTGGAGCGCCGAGACCGCGAGGTGGTGGTGCGCGCCGCCGCCGTCCTCCAGCAGGTGGTGGACTACCCCACGCCCACCCTGACCCCCGGCACCCGCGTCTCCGTGAAGTAG
- a CDS encoding efflux RND transporter permease subunit, whose amino-acid sequence MILSDVSIRRPVFTAMVSLLLIVLGVMGLKRLGTDLYPDVSFPVVVVNTLYKGAGPGEIETQVIKPLEDAVAGISGVDKIHSFSRENVGTVVVSFTLGTALDTAVQDVRDKVGQAVNKLPTDADAPIVSRVDLSAAPILTYAVSADMTSQSLRKLLDDRIKPALAQLAGVAEVRITGGDTREIQVDIDLDKARAVGITPSQVSQRVAMENLNLPAGRLQLGPNELTVRAMGEFTSVEDLRKLPIARGSTGAQVRLEEIATVTDGVAERRTTARLNARDAVVLEIVKQPGSNTVSVSDAVKKTLAQMGPVVGQGFKATLLIDQSDLIRANTHEVWVALIFGGLMAVLIILMFLLDPRGTFISALALPTSVIGTFFVMYVLGYSLNQMTLLSLSLAIGLLIDDAVVVREAITHRLEQGEDPMSAAYHGTKDVGLAVLATTLALVAVFIPVAFMPGIVGQFFKQFGITISVAVLISLFISFTLDPMLSARFAKAHKPGERQHEPAVFRALRRFLEATESTYSRILGWVLRHKWTTAGLTVLALVLSFGAASRLGVEFMSAEDRSQLIVELQLPDSANLAQTTERAAEAETLLKQLPEITDIYTTVGPNGDVYKARMRVLTVGKEQRTKSIATLKEEARALLVPNLVSTAITLSDPPSIEGLGDWFPIMVRVVGPDLKRVNEEAERIAGILRTLGTSDVRVDSNPAKPELQIQVDRARAADMDLSAGALAAQLRLAIDGDVTAKLREGTDETDIRVRLREEDRATPERVRQLMIATPRGLHQVTDVADVSLKNGPSVIEHENRERQVAVVSQLAKGAALGDVAAKLKAAIAQKPLPPGYAIVYDGQMKSLDEQNDAFGIAFGLAFVFIYMVLASQFESFKHPFTIMVSLPLALVGALLGLVVTNHHLSMGAMIGVILLMGLVTKNAILLIDGALHHLREGDSVDEALLKAGPRRLRPILMTSAAMAIGMVPTAVGTGIGSEFRAPMAISVIGGVITSTFLTLLVVPVVFAGMEKLSFKKRKPRADGPLSAPPMDAPAAHDRAA is encoded by the coding sequence ATGATTCTCAGTGACGTCTCCATCCGACGGCCGGTGTTCACGGCCATGGTGTCCCTGCTGCTCATCGTGCTGGGCGTGATGGGCCTCAAGCGCCTGGGCACCGACCTCTACCCGGACGTGAGCTTCCCCGTGGTGGTGGTCAACACCCTCTACAAGGGCGCGGGCCCGGGCGAAATCGAGACCCAGGTCATCAAGCCCCTGGAGGACGCGGTCGCCGGCATCAGCGGCGTGGACAAGATCCACTCCTTCAGCCGTGAGAACGTGGGCACCGTCGTGGTGTCCTTCACGCTGGGCACCGCCCTGGACACCGCCGTCCAGGACGTGCGCGACAAGGTGGGGCAGGCGGTCAACAAGCTGCCCACGGACGCGGACGCGCCCATCGTCAGCCGCGTGGACCTGTCCGCCGCGCCCATCCTCACCTACGCCGTGTCCGCGGACATGACCTCCCAGTCGCTGCGCAAGCTGCTGGATGACCGCATCAAGCCCGCGCTCGCGCAGCTGGCCGGCGTGGCGGAGGTGCGCATCACCGGCGGCGACACGCGCGAAATCCAGGTCGACATCGACCTGGACAAGGCCCGCGCGGTGGGCATCACGCCCTCCCAGGTGTCCCAGCGCGTCGCCATGGAGAACCTCAACCTTCCCGCGGGCCGCCTGCAGTTGGGGCCCAACGAGCTCACCGTGCGCGCCATGGGCGAGTTCACCAGCGTGGAGGACCTGCGAAAGCTGCCCATCGCCCGGGGCAGCACCGGCGCGCAGGTGCGCCTGGAGGAGATCGCCACCGTCACGGACGGCGTCGCCGAGCGCCGCACCACCGCGCGCCTCAACGCCCGCGACGCCGTGGTGCTCGAAATCGTGAAGCAGCCGGGCTCCAACACCGTGAGCGTCAGCGACGCGGTGAAGAAGACGCTCGCGCAGATGGGCCCCGTGGTGGGGCAGGGCTTCAAGGCCACGCTGCTCATCGACCAGTCGGACCTCATCCGCGCCAACACCCACGAGGTGTGGGTCGCCCTCATCTTCGGCGGCTTGATGGCCGTCCTCATCATCCTGATGTTCCTGCTGGACCCGCGCGGCACGTTCATCTCCGCGCTCGCGCTGCCCACGTCTGTCATTGGCACGTTCTTCGTGATGTACGTGCTGGGCTACTCGCTCAACCAGATGACGCTGCTGTCGCTGTCGCTGGCCATCGGTCTGCTCATCGACGACGCGGTGGTGGTCCGTGAGGCCATCACCCACCGCCTGGAGCAGGGCGAGGACCCGATGAGCGCCGCGTACCACGGCACGAAGGACGTGGGCCTGGCGGTGCTCGCGACCACGCTGGCCCTGGTGGCGGTGTTCATCCCCGTGGCCTTCATGCCCGGCATCGTGGGGCAGTTCTTCAAGCAGTTCGGCATCACCATCTCCGTGGCGGTGCTCATCTCGCTGTTCATCTCCTTCACGCTGGACCCCATGCTGTCCGCGCGCTTCGCCAAGGCGCACAAGCCGGGGGAGCGCCAGCACGAGCCCGCCGTCTTCCGCGCGCTGCGCCGCTTCCTGGAGGCCACGGAGTCCACGTACTCGCGCATCCTGGGCTGGGTGCTGCGCCACAAGTGGACCACCGCGGGCCTCACCGTGCTGGCGCTGGTCCTGTCCTTCGGCGCCGCCAGCCGCCTGGGCGTGGAGTTCATGAGCGCGGAGGACCGCTCGCAGCTCATCGTTGAATTGCAGCTGCCGGACTCCGCCAACCTCGCGCAGACCACGGAGCGCGCCGCGGAGGCGGAGACGCTCCTCAAGCAGCTGCCGGAGATCACGGACATCTACACCACCGTGGGGCCCAACGGAGACGTCTACAAGGCGCGCATGCGCGTGCTCACGGTGGGCAAGGAGCAGCGCACGAAGAGCATCGCCACCCTCAAGGAGGAGGCCCGCGCGCTGCTGGTCCCCAACCTGGTCTCCACGGCCATCACCCTGTCCGACCCGCCGTCCATCGAGGGCCTGGGGGACTGGTTCCCCATCATGGTCCGCGTGGTGGGCCCGGACCTGAAGCGCGTCAACGAGGAGGCCGAGCGCATCGCCGGCATCCTGCGCACCCTGGGCACCTCCGACGTGCGCGTGGACTCCAACCCGGCCAAGCCGGAGCTGCAGATCCAGGTCGACCGCGCGCGCGCCGCGGACATGGACCTGTCCGCCGGGGCGCTCGCCGCGCAACTGCGGCTCGCCATCGACGGCGACGTGACGGCCAAGCTGCGCGAGGGCACGGACGAGACCGACATCCGCGTGCGCCTGCGCGAGGAGGACCGGGCCACGCCGGAGCGCGTGCGCCAGCTGATGATCGCCACGCCCCGCGGCCTGCACCAGGTGACGGACGTGGCGGACGTGTCGCTCAAGAACGGCCCCAGCGTCATCGAGCACGAGAACCGCGAGCGCCAGGTGGCCGTCGTGTCCCAGCTGGCCAAGGGCGCCGCGCTGGGTGACGTGGCCGCGAAGCTCAAGGCCGCCATCGCCCAGAAGCCCCTGCCGCCCGGCTACGCCATCGTCTACGACGGCCAGATGAAGAGCCTGGATGAACAGAACGACGCGTTCGGCATCGCGTTCGGCCTGGCCTTCGTCTTCATCTACATGGTGCTCGCCAGCCAGTTCGAGTCCTTCAAGCACCCCTTCACCATCATGGTGTCGCTGCCGCTGGCGCTCGTGGGCGCGCTGCTGGGGCTCGTCGTCACGAACCACCACCTCAGCATGGGCGCGATGATTGGCGTCATCCTGCTGATGGGCCTGGTCACGAAGAACGCCATCCTCCTCATCGACGGCGCGCTCCACCACCTGCGCGAGGGCGACTCCGTGGACGAGGCCCTGCTCAAGGCCGGCCCCCGCCGCCTGCGCCCCATCCTCATGACGAGCGCGGCCATGGCCATTGGCATGGTGCCCACCGCCGTGGGCACGGGCATCGGCTCCGAGTTCCGCGCCCCCATGGCCATCTCCGTCATCGGCGGCGTCATCACCTCCACCTTCCTCACGCTGCTGGTGGTGCCGGTGGTGTTCGCGGGCATGGAGAAGCTGTCCTTCAAGAAGCGCAAGCCTCGCGCGGACGGGCCGCTCTCCGCGCCGCCCATGGACGCGCCCGCCGCGCACGACCGCGCGGCCTGA
- a CDS encoding cold-shock protein — protein MATGTVKWFNDAKGFGFITQDGGGEDVFCHHSAINMDGFRTLQEGQKVEFEVTRGPKGLQAQNVRAVG, from the coding sequence ATGGCTACTGGTACGGTGAAGTGGTTCAACGATGCGAAGGGCTTTGGCTTCATCACTCAGGACGGCGGTGGTGAGGACGTGTTCTGCCACCACAGCGCCATCAACATGGACGGCTTCCGCACCCTTCAGGAAGGCCAGAAGGTGGAGTTCGAGGTGACGCGCGGCCCCAAGGGCCTGCAGGCGCAGAACGTCCGCGCAGTGGGTTGA
- a CDS encoding DUF1160 domain-containing protein — translation MLQKRSEYNACLESFCVPLMQQVGYTRDEEWQVTVKGKTRNLYRAIDCTRMAEDLYAWTDETIRTEFRKELEFIVRYRQAREQMEQVVDMPDRQLNLFIQVALHNKGRLSATKRASHFELLTDEEVHALEAIIQEQFFKGSA, via the coding sequence ATGCTGCAGAAGCGCTCCGAGTACAACGCCTGCCTGGAGTCCTTCTGCGTCCCGCTCATGCAGCAGGTCGGCTACACGCGTGACGAGGAGTGGCAGGTCACGGTGAAGGGCAAGACCCGCAACCTGTACCGTGCAATCGATTGCACGCGGATGGCGGAGGACCTCTATGCATGGACCGACGAAACCATCCGCACGGAGTTCCGCAAGGAGCTGGAGTTCATCGTCCGCTACCGTCAGGCCCGCGAACAGATGGAGCAGGTGGTGGACATGCCGGACCGCCAGTTGAACCTGTTCATCCAGGTGGCACTCCACAACAAGGGCAGGCTGTCCGCCACCAAGCGCGCGTCGCACTTCGAGCTCCTCACCGACGAGGAGGTTCACGCGCTGGAGGCCATCATCCAGGAGCAGTTCTTCAAGGGTTCAGCTTGA
- a CDS encoding substrate-binding domain-containing protein, with amino-acid sequence MKTMTWVMSAAVVAMSAVGCGGASDAAAAPELETVAQDLGPNREFYGSDTLKDAMIAASLASGANLNVQGKGSGVGEGCVRDGSSPYCTAKQQALAPMSRDFKAPCRTGERSNIIALDAVNAFVNTANPVTDISLADLRKMFFATDSAGVAIPGSCASTLTKYRRDDLSGTTDTFKTLVGGGTFCSDVTVIADGALPAACAGETSATNCIGKLTATDANAIGYSGDSAARTGNRALTVNGIAPNATNVRKFLTDKANAYPLSRGLFLNESTTNTRSSNERILYAWAYSAANKQAFENILVNQGFIACDATGPLKCGGVNNDGKGAGACQ; translated from the coding sequence ATGAAGACGATGACGTGGGTGATGTCCGCTGCGGTGGTTGCGATGTCGGCGGTGGGCTGCGGTGGCGCGTCGGACGCCGCGGCGGCGCCGGAGCTGGAGACGGTGGCGCAGGACCTGGGCCCGAACCGGGAGTTCTACGGGTCGGACACCCTGAAGGACGCGATGATCGCCGCCAGCCTGGCGTCGGGCGCGAACCTGAACGTCCAGGGCAAGGGCTCGGGCGTGGGCGAGGGCTGTGTGCGCGATGGCTCGTCGCCCTACTGCACCGCGAAGCAGCAGGCGCTCGCGCCGATGTCGCGCGACTTCAAGGCGCCCTGCCGCACGGGTGAGCGCAGCAACATCATCGCGCTGGACGCGGTGAACGCGTTCGTGAACACCGCCAACCCGGTGACCGACATCTCCCTGGCGGACCTGCGCAAGATGTTCTTCGCCACGGACAGCGCGGGCGTCGCCATCCCCGGCTCCTGCGCCAGCACCCTCACCAAGTACCGCCGCGACGACCTGTCCGGCACCACCGACACCTTCAAGACGCTGGTGGGCGGCGGCACCTTCTGCTCCGACGTCACCGTCATCGCCGACGGCGCCCTTCCGGCGGCCTGCGCGGGGGAGACGAGCGCGACGAACTGCATCGGCAAGCTGACCGCGACGGATGCCAACGCCATCGGCTACTCCGGTGACTCCGCCGCCCGCACGGGCAACCGGGCGCTGACCGTGAATGGCATCGCCCCCAACGCCACCAACGTCCGCAAGTTCCTCACGGACAAGGCCAACGCCTATCCGCTCTCCCGCGGCCTGTTCCTCAACGAGAGCACCACCAACACCCGCTCCAGCAACGAGCGCATCCTCTACGCGTGGGCCTACAGCGCCGCCAACAAGCAGGCCTTCGAGAACATCCTGGTCAACCAGGGCTTCATCGCCTGCGACGCCACCGGTCCGCTCAAGTGCGGCGGCGTGAACAACGACGGCAAGGGCGCCGGCGCCTGCCAGTAG
- a CDS encoding Virginiamycin B lyase, with product MRSFSSLLVASSLVLGAPAFAASTPSESLSASAPWVCRQPGGVVGTQGEIALPVGSEPLGITVGPDLKVWVTLAGSNEIGRVTREGQVTRFALPTPSASPQNLTPALDGNLWFTELSVDQVGRITPAGVVTEFSLPERGSSPFGITAGLDGNVYFTEVTGNRIGRVTPQGVVTEYAIPTPASQPRGITVGVDGHIWFTELAGNKIGVLTPKDGSVREFVLPTPDSGPTAIIPGLDGAIWFVEQFGNKVGRITPAGVVTEYAVPTPDSGLSALSLGADGNVWFVEQFGNKVGRITRAGAITEFALLTPDVFPAGLTLGPAGFFCLDGNVWFTERFGDRIGKLQVVATP from the coding sequence ATGCGTTCCTTCAGCTCGCTGCTCGTCGCCTCCTCGTTGGTCCTGGGCGCGCCCGCGTTCGCCGCCTCCACCCCGTCTGAATCCCTCTCCGCGAGCGCCCCCTGGGTGTGCCGTCAGCCCGGCGGCGTCGTGGGCACCCAGGGGGAGATAGCCCTTCCCGTGGGCTCGGAGCCCCTGGGCATCACCGTGGGGCCGGACCTGAAGGTCTGGGTCACCCTGGCCGGCAGCAATGAGATTGGCCGCGTCACCCGGGAGGGACAGGTGACGCGGTTCGCGCTGCCCACGCCGTCCGCTTCGCCCCAGAACCTCACGCCGGCCCTGGACGGCAACCTCTGGTTCACCGAGCTGAGCGTGGACCAGGTGGGCCGCATCACGCCCGCGGGCGTGGTGACGGAGTTCTCCCTGCCGGAGCGGGGCTCGTCACCGTTCGGCATCACCGCGGGCCTGGATGGCAATGTCTACTTCACCGAGGTGACGGGCAACCGCATTGGCCGCGTCACGCCCCAGGGCGTGGTGACCGAGTACGCCATCCCCACCCCGGCGTCCCAGCCGCGTGGCATCACCGTGGGCGTGGACGGCCACATCTGGTTCACCGAGCTGGCGGGCAACAAGATTGGCGTCCTCACCCCGAAGGACGGCAGCGTGCGTGAGTTCGTCCTCCCCACGCCGGACAGCGGCCCCACCGCCATCATCCCGGGCCTGGATGGCGCCATATGGTTCGTCGAGCAGTTCGGCAACAAGGTGGGCCGCATCACCCCCGCGGGCGTGGTGACGGAGTACGCCGTGCCGACGCCGGACAGCGGCCTCTCCGCGCTCTCCCTGGGCGCCGACGGCAACGTCTGGTTCGTCGAGCAGTTCGGCAACAAGGTGGGCCGCATCACGCGCGCCGGAGCCATCACCGAGTTCGCGCTCCTCACGCCGGATGTCTTCCCGGCTGGCCTTACGCTCGGCCCCGCTGGATTCTTCTGTCTGGATGGCAATGTCTGGTTCACGGAGCGGTTTGGTGACCGGATTGGCAAGCTCCAGGTGGTCGCGACGCCCTGA